A single region of the Candidatus Methylarchaceae archaeon HK02M2 genome encodes:
- a CDS encoding MBL fold metallo-hydrolase: MVSLTFYGGINEIGGNKVFLKEDEARVLLDFGQSFTCGVECFTGWLTPRAINGLGDYFEFNLLPKIMGLYAKELLAFTDLPYIKPKIDAVFLSHAHWDHVNHIQFLDPDIPVYLGEGTKLFMESMEKTSSFCNYGKHQYRTFRTGDKIKVGGIVVEPVHVDHSIPAAYGFLIHTSEGTIVYTGDLRAHGPRKDMTEEFAKKAHESEPVAMVCEGTRMVEKEGRKNYTEEQVEKLSDRIVTSTNNIVFITRYSRDMDRFRSFYNVAKDNGRNIVISPKIAYLLSKLVEDRRLDLPDPLKDENILVYYKRKGSGEFNEKDYYLWEREFMDKMVTFDFVQKNQSKLIMDLNFYQFAELIDIRPNPSSHFIHSMSEPFSEEDIEDQVMHNWLYHFNIHFHQLHASGHMDRQQITNLIYDIKPKKVFPIHTENTHIFKKINKNIETMKYGKEYTI; encoded by the coding sequence ATGGTAAGTTTAACTTTTTATGGTGGAATTAACGAAATTGGTGGCAATAAAGTTTTTTTAAAGGAAGACGAAGCTAGAGTTCTTCTTGATTTTGGGCAATCCTTCACTTGTGGTGTAGAATGTTTTACAGGTTGGCTAACACCCAGAGCGATTAACGGATTGGGGGACTATTTTGAGTTTAATCTTTTGCCGAAGATCATGGGATTGTATGCTAAAGAACTATTAGCTTTTACCGATCTTCCTTATATTAAGCCGAAGATCGATGCTGTATTTTTATCTCACGCTCATTGGGATCACGTAAATCATATTCAGTTTTTAGATCCAGATATCCCCGTATATCTTGGAGAAGGTACCAAATTGTTTATGGAGTCCATGGAGAAGACCAGCAGTTTCTGTAATTATGGAAAGCACCAGTATCGGACATTTCGAACTGGAGACAAGATCAAGGTTGGTGGTATAGTGGTCGAGCCTGTTCATGTCGATCATTCGATTCCTGCTGCTTATGGGTTCTTAATCCATACGTCTGAAGGTACAATTGTGTATACTGGGGATCTTAGGGCTCATGGTCCAAGGAAGGATATGACTGAGGAGTTTGCTAAGAAAGCACATGAATCTGAACCGGTTGCTATGGTATGTGAAGGCACTAGAATGGTGGAAAAGGAAGGGAGAAAGAACTATACTGAAGAGCAAGTCGAGAAATTGAGTGACAGAATTGTTACATCAACCAATAATATCGTATTTATCACTCGATATAGCCGTGATATGGATAGGTTTAGAAGCTTCTATAACGTTGCTAAAGACAATGGCAGAAACATTGTCATTTCTCCAAAGATAGCTTATCTTCTAAGTAAACTTGTTGAAGACAGACGCCTAGATCTTCCTGATCCGTTGAAAGACGAAAATATTCTGGTCTATTATAAACGAAAAGGCTCTGGAGAATTTAACGAAAAGGATTATTATCTTTGGGAAAGAGAGTTCATGGATAAAATGGTGACCTTTGATTTTGTACAAAAGAACCAAAGCAAGTTGATTATGGACTTAAATTTTTATCAATTTGCAGAACTAATTGATATTAGACCAAATCCAAGTAGCCACTTTATCCATAGCATGAGTGAACCTTTCAGTGAAGAAGATATCGAAGATCAGGTTATGCATAACTGGTTATATCATTTCAATATCCATTTCCATCAACTTCACGCTTCTGGACATATGGATAGACAACAGATAACTAACTTAATCTACGACATCAAACCGAAGAAAGTATTCCCAATACACACAGAAAATACACACATATTTAAAAAGATAAACAAGAACATTGAAACAATGAAATACGGAAAAGAATACACAATATGA